In the genome of Rhodoferax fermentans, one region contains:
- the dtd gene encoding D-aminoacyl-tRNA deacylase, with the protein MIAVLQRVRSARVEVAGQVIGAIDAGLLVLLCAEPGDNAAVCDRMLAKILKLRIFSDAAGKMNHSLQDMDGQGHAGGLLLVSQFTLAADTSGGNRPGFSAAASPDEGRRWFEHVVAQARRLHPVVQTGEFGADMQVHLVNDGPVTIPLRMPA; encoded by the coding sequence ATGATCGCGGTGTTGCAGCGGGTGCGCTCGGCCCGTGTCGAAGTGGCTGGTCAGGTGATTGGTGCGATTGACGCTGGCCTGCTGGTGCTGCTGTGTGCCGAGCCCGGCGACAACGCCGCCGTGTGTGACCGGATGCTGGCCAAGATCCTCAAGTTGCGCATCTTCAGCGATGCCGCTGGCAAGATGAACCACAGCCTGCAGGACATGGACGGTCAGGGGCATGCCGGGGGCCTGTTGCTGGTGAGCCAGTTCACGCTGGCCGCCGATACCTCGGGCGGCAACCGGCCAGGATTCAGCGCTGCCGCGTCTCCCGATGAGGGCCGGCGCTGGTTTGAGCATGTGGTGGCGCAGGCACGCCGTTTGCACCCGGTGGTGCAGACCGGTGAGTTTGGTGCCGACATGCAGGTCCATCTGGTGAACGACGGGCCTGTCACGATTCCGCTGCGCATGCCGGCGTGA
- the rodA gene encoding rod shape-determining protein RodA, translated as MSFAFERPSLLRRLAPWVAGFDGLLAFGVILLACAGLLTMYSSGYDHGTRFMDHGRNMLIAGAILFVVAQVPPQRLMSLAVPLYVVGVSLLLAVAVMGITKKGATRWLNVGVIIQPSEILKIAMPLMLAWWFQRREGQLRPLDFLVAGLLLALPVGLIMKQPDLGTSLLVLAAGMSVIFFAGLSWKLVAPPLLLGLVGITLLVVYEPQLCADGVRWVMLRDYQQQRICTLLDPTRDPLGKGFHIIQGMIAIGSGGVWGKGFMQGTQTHLEFIPERTTDFIFAAFSEEFGLVGNLLLIAAFIFLVLRALAIALEAPTVFTRLLAGAMAMIFFCYAFVNMGMVSGILPVVGVPLPFISYGGTAMVTLGLGLGILMSIAKSRRLVQS; from the coding sequence ATGTCCTTCGCTTTTGAACGTCCCTCGCTGCTGCGTCGCTTGGCCCCCTGGGTGGCCGGTTTTGACGGTCTGTTGGCTTTTGGGGTGATCTTGCTGGCCTGCGCGGGGCTGCTCACCATGTACTCCTCGGGTTATGACCACGGCACCCGTTTTATGGACCACGGGCGAAACATGCTGATTGCTGGTGCCATTTTGTTTGTGGTGGCCCAAGTACCGCCGCAGCGTTTGATGAGTCTGGCGGTGCCGCTCTATGTGGTGGGGGTGTCCCTGCTGCTTGCTGTGGCCGTGATGGGGATCACCAAAAAAGGCGCCACACGCTGGCTCAATGTCGGGGTGATCATCCAGCCCAGTGAAATCCTCAAGATTGCCATGCCCTTGATGCTGGCCTGGTGGTTCCAGCGGCGAGAAGGCCAGTTGCGCCCACTGGACTTTCTGGTGGCCGGGCTGTTGCTGGCGCTGCCAGTGGGTTTGATCATGAAGCAGCCAGACCTGGGCACTTCCTTGCTGGTGCTGGCGGCCGGCATGTCGGTGATCTTTTTTGCGGGACTGAGCTGGAAGCTGGTGGCGCCACCGCTGTTGCTGGGCTTGGTTGGCATCACCTTGCTGGTGGTGTATGAGCCCCAGTTGTGCGCCGACGGGGTTCGCTGGGTGATGTTGCGCGACTACCAACAGCAACGGATTTGCACCCTGCTGGACCCCACGCGCGACCCGCTGGGCAAGGGTTTTCACATCATCCAGGGCATGATCGCCATCGGCTCGGGCGGGGTCTGGGGCAAGGGTTTCATGCAGGGCACACAGACCCATCTGGAGTTCATCCCAGAGCGCACCACCGATTTCATTTTTGCCGCGTTTTCCGAAGAATTTGGCCTGGTCGGCAACCTGCTGCTGATTGCTGCCTTCATCTTCCTGGTGCTGCGGGCGCTGGCCATCGCCCTCGAAGCCCCGACCGTGTTCACCCGGCTGCTGGCCGGTGCCATGGCCATGATTTTTTTCTGTTACGCCTTTGTCAACATGGGCATGGTCAGCGGCATCTTGCCGGTGGTGGGGGTGCCACTGCCGTTCATCAGTTATGGTGGCACCGCGATGGTGACACTCGGGCTGGGCCTGGGCATTCTGATGTCGATTGCCAAGTCGCGTCGGCTGGTCCAGTCCTGA
- the tldD gene encoding metalloprotease TldD, which yields MISREPTIARLGVAKSLLLTPFGLDETHLSRALAAIKAHQVDEADLYFQYTRSEGWSLEEGIVKTGSFSIDQGVGVRAVSGEKTAFAYSDDISEASLMDAANTVRTISAAALGRKARVASKKIASSRSLYGGQDPIASLDSAAKVALLEKVEKLARAKDPRVAQVMAGLAAEHDVVLLARADGTLAADVRPLVRLSVTVIAEQKGRREVGSAGGGGRFGFAYFDDALIEKYVDEAVSAALTNLEARPAPAGEMTVVLGPGWPGILLHEAIGHGLEGDFNRKGSSAFSGRIGQRVAAKGVTVLDDGTLADRRGSLNVDDEGNASACNVLIEDGILKGYIQDAMNARLMGVAPTGNGRRESYAHVPLPRMTNTYMLGGDKAPEEIVASIKKGLYATNFGGGQVDITSGKFVFSASQAYWVENGKIQYPVKGATLVGSGPECLKRVSMIGNDMKLDSGVGTCGKEGQSVPVGVGQPTLRIDGLTVGGTA from the coding sequence ATGATTTCACGTGAACCCACCATTGCACGCCTGGGCGTTGCCAAGTCTCTGTTGTTGACCCCGTTTGGGCTCGATGAAACCCATCTGAGCCGGGCCCTGGCGGCCATCAAGGCGCACCAGGTCGACGAAGCCGACCTGTATTTTCAGTACACCCGCAGCGAGGGCTGGAGCCTGGAAGAAGGCATTGTCAAGACCGGCTCGTTCTCCATCGATCAGGGAGTGGGTGTGCGCGCGGTCAGTGGCGAAAAAACCGCCTTTGCTTATTCGGACGATATCTCCGAGGCCTCGCTCATGGATGCCGCCAACACGGTACGGACCATTTCAGCTGCAGCCCTTGGCAGGAAGGCACGAGTAGCTTCCAAAAAAATAGCGTCTTCGCGCTCGTTGTACGGTGGCCAAGACCCGATTGCCAGCCTGGACAGTGCCGCCAAGGTGGCCCTGCTGGAAAAGGTGGAAAAACTCGCCCGCGCCAAGGACCCGCGCGTGGCGCAGGTCATGGCTGGCTTGGCAGCCGAACACGATGTGGTGTTGCTGGCGCGTGCCGACGGCACCCTGGCCGCCGATGTGCGCCCGCTGGTGCGTTTGAGTGTGACGGTGATTGCCGAGCAGAAAGGCCGTCGTGAGGTTGGCTCGGCCGGTGGTGGCGGTCGTTTTGGTTTTGCCTATTTTGATGATGCCCTGATTGAAAAGTATGTGGACGAGGCGGTTAGTGCAGCCTTGACCAACCTAGAAGCCCGTCCGGCACCGGCTGGTGAAATGACCGTGGTGTTGGGCCCGGGCTGGCCCGGCATCCTGCTGCATGAAGCCATTGGCCACGGCCTCGAAGGCGACTTCAACCGCAAAGGCTCTAGCGCGTTCAGCGGCCGTATCGGCCAGCGCGTGGCCGCCAAAGGTGTGACCGTGCTCGACGACGGTACCCTGGCAGACCGCCGTGGCAGCCTCAATGTGGACGACGAAGGCAATGCCAGCGCGTGTAATGTGCTGATTGAAGACGGCATCCTCAAAGGCTACATCCAGGACGCGATGAACGCGCGCCTGATGGGTGTGGCGCCCACCGGCAATGGTCGGCGCGAGAGTTACGCCCATGTGCCGCTGCCGCGCATGACCAATACCTACATGCTTGGTGGTGACAAAGCGCCTGAGGAAATTGTCGCCAGCATCAAAAAAGGCTTGTACGCCACCAACTTTGGCGGCGGGCAGGTGGACATCACCTCGGGCAAGTTTGTGTTCTCTGCCAGCCAGGCCTACTGGGTGGAGAACGGCAAGATCCAGTACCCGGTCAAGGGCGCGACCCTGGTGGGCAGCGGGCCGGAATGCCTCAAGCGCGTCAGCATGATCGGCAACGACATGAAACTCGACAGCGGTGTGGGCACCTGCGGCAAGGAAGGCCAGAGTGTGCCGGTGGGCGTCGGGCAACCGACCTTGCGCATCGACGGCCTGACCGTGGGCGGCACCGCCTGA